Proteins encoded by one window of Haladaptatus sp. ZSTT2:
- a CDS encoding UbiD family decarboxylase — protein sequence MNEHLEALAERDLLIRVDREINKDTELHPLVRWQYRGGIPEEDRKAFLFTNIVDSNGEKFDMPVTVGALAGNPSIYGVGLGVDVSEVNQKWDNALSNPIDPVEVDSADAPVHDIVYSGSDLDEPGKALDGIPVPISTPGFDNAPYTTMSAFITHDPETGVRNVGIYRAQLKGRKRTGMNPSVEWGKGVYEHWKVAKERGETLPAAIAVSAPPAVAYTSAQSLGFGVDEMAVSGGLVGEPIHEVEGKTQPVMVPARADLIIEGEIRTDVLEPEAPFGESHGFINNKEYNMVMDVTGITKREDAVYTSIISQVTPSESSVIKKTALEPLFLKHLREECKLTCVKDVTLHEPLTNLRKLIIIQMERGTKRSLVWRALTACASFRSSHGKFVVAVDEDIDPDNLDAVFWAIGYRSKPHEDTQIIKGRSVGHAPRRDDRGEASDSAILWDATLKHPMPPISLPAKEYMEHAKEIWDELGLPELNPEMPWYGYSLGEWNDELREEAKLAVEGRYFETGEKLKDQQVSSDDVEPNSNVFDHDDFDEE from the coding sequence ATGAATGAACATCTTGAGGCGCTCGCAGAGCGCGACCTCTTAATCCGGGTCGACCGGGAAATCAACAAGGACACAGAACTCCATCCCCTGGTACGGTGGCAGTACCGGGGTGGCATCCCCGAAGAAGACCGGAAAGCGTTCCTCTTTACCAACATCGTCGATTCGAACGGCGAAAAGTTCGACATGCCGGTGACCGTGGGCGCACTTGCAGGCAATCCGAGCATCTACGGCGTCGGGCTTGGCGTCGACGTTTCAGAGGTGAACCAGAAGTGGGACAACGCACTCAGTAATCCAATCGACCCCGTCGAAGTCGACAGCGCGGACGCTCCTGTCCACGACATCGTCTACTCGGGGAGCGATTTAGACGAGCCGGGCAAGGCACTCGACGGGATTCCGGTTCCCATCTCCACACCGGGCTTCGACAACGCACCGTACACGACGATGTCGGCGTTCATCACCCACGACCCTGAAACGGGTGTTCGCAACGTCGGCATCTACCGGGCACAGCTCAAAGGGCGCAAACGAACGGGGATGAACCCCTCTGTCGAGTGGGGCAAGGGCGTCTACGAACACTGGAAAGTTGCAAAAGAGCGCGGAGAGACGCTTCCGGCGGCCATCGCGGTCAGCGCACCACCCGCCGTTGCCTACACCTCGGCGCAGTCGCTTGGCTTCGGCGTAGACGAGATGGCCGTCTCCGGCGGCCTCGTCGGTGAACCCATCCACGAAGTCGAAGGGAAAACCCAACCTGTGATGGTGCCAGCGCGTGCAGACCTCATCATCGAAGGCGAGATTCGAACCGACGTGCTCGAACCCGAAGCACCGTTCGGGGAATCACACGGCTTCATCAACAACAAGGAGTACAACATGGTGATGGACGTGACCGGCATCACGAAACGCGAAGATGCGGTGTACACCTCCATCATCAGCCAGGTGACGCCGAGTGAGAGCAGCGTCATCAAGAAGACAGCGCTCGAACCACTGTTCCTGAAGCATCTGCGCGAGGAGTGCAAACTGACCTGCGTAAAAGACGTGACGCTCCACGAACCGCTCACGAACCTGCGGAAACTCATCATCATCCAGATGGAACGCGGGACGAAGCGCTCGCTCGTCTGGCGGGCGCTCACAGCGTGTGCGTCGTTCCGGTCGTCCCACGGGAAGTTCGTCGTCGCCGTAGACGAGGACATCGACCCGGACAACTTAGACGCCGTCTTCTGGGCGATTGGCTACCGCTCGAAGCCCCACGAAGACACCCAAATCATCAAAGGACGCAGCGTCGGCCACGCGCCACGACGCGACGACCGCGGCGAGGCGAGCGACTCTGCCATCCTCTGGGACGCAACGCTCAAACACCCAATGCCACCGATTTCGCTCCCTGCAAAGGAGTACATGGAGCACGCAAAGGAGATTTGGGACGAACTCGGACTGCCCGAACTCAACCCAGAGATGCCGTGGTACGGCTATTCGCTCGGTGAGTGGAACGACGAACTCCGTGAGGAGGCCAAACTCGCCGTCGAAGGGCGGTACTTCGAGACGGGCGAGAAACTGAAAGACCAGCAGGTGTCATCTGACGACGTGGAACCGAACTCGAACGTGTTCGACCACGACGATTTCGACGAGGAATAA
- a CDS encoding IclR family transcriptional regulator, with the protein MRSNTSRSSVQAVERTFSLLTALKELDGAGIADLADHTGYANSTIHRHLTTLHDIGYVTKEGTTYNLSLGFLDFGEYARTRKEIHRVAKPKIEELAAETNERCQFVVEEHGYGVYVHVATGQHAVETDSRVGTRLYLHATSVGKAILAHLPAHRVDEIIDQRGLPQITQNTVTDRDALFAELEQIRADGIAWNREGNVDGLLSVGSPIIGPDGDVVGSVSVSGPRYRMDREQFGREVGELLLGAANEIELKLKYQ; encoded by the coding sequence ATGCGTTCGAATACGAGCCGGTCTAGCGTGCAGGCTGTAGAGCGTACATTCAGTCTTCTCACCGCGCTCAAAGAGCTAGATGGCGCTGGCATTGCAGATCTAGCAGACCACACGGGCTATGCGAACAGCACGATTCACCGGCATCTCACCACGCTCCATGACATCGGCTACGTCACGAAAGAGGGAACAACCTACAACCTCTCGCTTGGCTTCCTCGACTTCGGTGAGTACGCGCGGACGCGAAAAGAGATTCACCGCGTTGCGAAGCCAAAAATCGAAGAGCTCGCTGCGGAGACGAACGAACGCTGTCAGTTTGTGGTCGAAGAACACGGCTACGGCGTCTATGTCCACGTTGCAACCGGGCAACACGCGGTCGAAACCGACTCTCGCGTGGGGACGCGCCTCTACCTGCACGCAACCTCGGTTGGCAAGGCGATATTGGCCCATCTCCCTGCTCATCGAGTTGACGAAATCATCGACCAACGCGGGCTTCCCCAAATTACGCAGAACACGGTCACAGACCGCGATGCCTTATTCGCAGAACTCGAACAGATACGCGCAGACGGCATCGCGTGGAATCGCGAGGGGAACGTCGATGGGCTCCTCTCGGTTGGGTCGCCAATCATCGGGCCTGACGGGGATGTCGTCGGCTCAGTGAGCGTCTCTGGCCCTCGCTACCGGATGGATAGAGAGCAGTTCGGGCGCGAGGTTGGCGAGCTGTTGCTTGGGGCAGCAAACGAAATCGAACTCAAATTAAAATATCAGTGA
- a CDS encoding ABC transporter permease: MSTSTLFSDLSERVSGLLAGNSRISSGRILNILSIIGGVILWEAAARAFGVVILAPPSSVAESFIELMVSLALPMAIFGSLQALVVGYLIAAFIAIPLGFLIAQSKYVLWALDPYIDAVYTAPPIVYLPLVVVWFGLGFEARVFFVFIFSFFEILLNTYQGITTVKDDHLITAQSFGASWWQTQSRVIFPASIPFIFTGLRLGIGRAVRGVIVAELFLRLVNLGQLLQSSNAVLNTSIQFAVVITIAILGIFLQQIVAEVRKLVAPWDSHGEQRGA, from the coding sequence ATGTCAACAAGTACACTGTTCAGCGATTTGTCAGAGCGGGTCAGCGGATTGCTGGCTGGAAACTCACGGATTAGCTCGGGCAGGATTCTGAACATCCTGTCCATCATCGGCGGTGTAATCCTTTGGGAGGCCGCAGCACGAGCGTTCGGTGTCGTTATCCTAGCACCCCCCTCAAGCGTCGCAGAATCGTTTATCGAACTGATGGTCTCACTTGCCCTGCCGATGGCAATCTTCGGGTCGTTACAGGCGCTCGTGGTGGGTTACTTGATTGCGGCGTTCATCGCCATCCCGCTTGGCTTTCTCATCGCGCAATCTAAGTACGTCCTCTGGGCGCTCGACCCGTACATCGACGCGGTGTACACGGCACCACCAATCGTGTATCTCCCGCTCGTCGTCGTCTGGTTCGGACTGGGCTTCGAAGCACGGGTGTTCTTCGTGTTCATCTTCTCGTTTTTCGAGATTCTGTTGAACACATACCAAGGTATCACCACGGTCAAAGACGACCATCTGATCACGGCGCAATCGTTCGGTGCGTCCTGGTGGCAAACCCAGTCACGCGTGATTTTCCCCGCCTCGATTCCGTTCATCTTCACGGGCCTTCGCCTCGGGATTGGACGGGCCGTCCGCGGGGTCATCGTCGCAGAGTTGTTCCTGCGGCTGGTCAACCTCGGACAACTCCTCCAATCGTCGAATGCCGTGCTCAACACCTCGATACAGTTCGCCGTCGTCATCACTATCGCAATCCTGGGGATCTTCCTCCAGCAGATCGTGGCTGAAGTGAGAAAACTTGTCGCACCGTGGGACTCCCACGGCGAACAGCGGGGTGCCTGA
- a CDS encoding ABC transporter ATP-binding protein, with protein MATLEAKNITKIYGTGEKAVKALDNLSIDVGDSEFTTIVGPSGCGKTTFLRILDGLIEPTEGEITINGNPVSGSGQDRGMVFQSFNLFPWRSVVENVEFGLECGGTPKGERRGIAEKYVERVGLKGFEDSYPYELSGGMQQRVGLARALAIDPDILLMDEPFGALDAQTRELMQTELLKIWSQDQKTCVFITHDIDEAVYLSDRVIVLSARPGRIKTIIDVPFERPRYERNVRENPEFNRLHNEIWDNLFETQEATAKL; from the coding sequence ATGGCCACACTGGAAGCGAAGAATATCACCAAGATCTACGGAACCGGGGAGAAGGCGGTAAAGGCACTCGACAACCTCTCTATCGACGTTGGCGACAGCGAGTTTACGACCATCGTCGGCCCGTCAGGCTGCGGGAAGACGACGTTCCTTCGAATTCTCGACGGACTCATCGAACCGACCGAAGGAGAGATTACGATTAACGGCAACCCCGTGAGCGGCTCCGGGCAAGACCGCGGCATGGTGTTCCAGTCGTTCAACCTCTTTCCGTGGCGGTCTGTGGTCGAAAACGTCGAGTTCGGCCTCGAATGTGGGGGGACGCCGAAAGGAGAGCGCCGAGGCATCGCAGAAAAGTACGTAGAGCGCGTGGGTCTCAAAGGCTTCGAGGACTCCTACCCCTACGAACTCTCCGGTGGGATGCAACAGCGCGTCGGGCTTGCCCGGGCGCTCGCCATCGACCCGGACATTCTCCTGATGGACGAACCGTTCGGCGCACTCGACGCCCAGACGCGCGAGTTGATGCAGACCGAACTCCTCAAGATTTGGTCACAAGACCAGAAGACGTGCGTGTTCATCACCCATGACATCGACGAAGCCGTCTACCTCTCAGACCGGGTCATCGTCCTGAGCGCCCGACCCGGCCGCATCAAAACCATCATCGACGTACCGTTCGAGCGCCCACGCTACGAACGCAACGTCCGTGAGAATCCCGAATTCAATCGCCTCCACAACGAGATTTGGGACAACCTCTTCGAGACGCAGGAAGCGACCGCGAAACTCTAA
- a CDS encoding UbiD family decarboxylase, which produces MARDLRTFLDEVDGEGELAEVTGAHWDGEIGAITELVAEKGGGLGGKALLFDEIGDYPKGSRIVTNLFGSINRSRLALNLEEGITPLGIVDRWRSEYNNYEGIAPTEVDPSTAPILDNTVTGDDVDVSMFPVPHWHKSDGGRYIGTGCTVVTRDPETGWINLGVYRSMIVDDSTVSLWVAPGKDARIQMQKYHERGENCPVALIIGLDPYTWIASTCTARRQESEYDIAGWLMDEAVEIVEMPETGLPVPANAEIVLEGEIPPLDEKSCVDGPFGEWPGYSTPAHDNTPVIDVTSISHRDDPIILGQPPLKPPSIYTLGVPIRTAGGVWNQLENAGIPGVTGVWSHIIERPQFLVVSIDKQYVGHGKQAGLAAAVVANGAYGGRYVVVVDDDIDITNLEDVIWAMTTRCPADEIEIVDGVYTSPLDPTITDRSQNKASRAIIDATIPYNGDYPSVNKFDDDYREEIAEKWNIDDL; this is translated from the coding sequence ATGGCTCGAGATTTACGAACCTTCCTCGACGAAGTAGACGGCGAAGGTGAACTGGCGGAGGTAACGGGCGCACATTGGGACGGCGAAATCGGGGCGATTACCGAACTCGTCGCAGAGAAAGGCGGCGGCCTCGGTGGCAAGGCGCTTCTGTTCGACGAAATCGGGGACTATCCCAAAGGCTCACGCATCGTCACGAACCTTTTTGGCTCGATTAACCGCTCGCGGCTGGCGCTCAACCTAGAAGAGGGAATCACACCGCTCGGCATCGTCGACCGGTGGCGAAGCGAGTACAACAACTACGAAGGCATCGCGCCAACGGAGGTCGACCCTTCGACCGCCCCAATTCTCGACAACACCGTCACCGGCGACGACGTTGACGTATCGATGTTCCCGGTTCCGCACTGGCACAAGTCCGACGGTGGCCGCTACATCGGCACGGGCTGTACGGTCGTGACGCGCGACCCGGAGACCGGGTGGATAAACCTCGGCGTCTACCGCAGCATGATCGTGGACGACTCGACCGTCTCGCTCTGGGTCGCCCCCGGCAAAGACGCCCGTATCCAGATGCAAAAGTACCACGAGCGCGGCGAGAACTGTCCGGTCGCCCTCATCATCGGCCTCGACCCGTACACCTGGATTGCCTCTACGTGTACCGCTCGTCGTCAAGAAAGCGAGTACGACATTGCCGGCTGGCTCATGGACGAAGCCGTCGAAATCGTCGAGATGCCAGAGACTGGGCTTCCCGTCCCGGCGAACGCAGAAATCGTCCTCGAAGGCGAGATTCCGCCACTCGATGAGAAAAGCTGCGTCGACGGCCCGTTCGGTGAATGGCCGGGCTACTCGACGCCCGCCCACGACAACACGCCGGTCATCGACGTGACTTCGATTTCCCACCGCGACGACCCGATTATCCTGGGTCAACCGCCGCTCAAGCCGCCGTCTATCTACACCCTCGGCGTCCCGATTCGGACGGCTGGTGGTGTGTGGAACCAACTTGAGAACGCAGGCATCCCCGGCGTGACCGGCGTCTGGTCGCACATCATCGAACGTCCACAGTTCCTCGTCGTCTCCATCGACAAGCAGTATGTCGGCCACGGGAAGCAAGCGGGCCTCGCAGCCGCCGTGGTCGCAAACGGGGCCTACGGCGGGCGCTACGTCGTGGTCGTGGACGACGACATCGACATCACGAATCTCGAAGACGTGATTTGGGCGATGACGACGCGCTGTCCGGCAGACGAGATTGAAATCGTCGATGGCGTCTACACGAGTCCGCTCGACCCAACCATCACCGACCGCTCGCAGAACAAAGCGTCACGCGCCATCATCGACGCGACCATCCCGTACAACGGTGACTATCCGTCGGTCAACAAGTTCGATGACGACTACCGCGAAGAAATCGCGGAAAAGTGGAACATCGACGACCTCTAA
- a CDS encoding aldehyde dehydrogenase family protein, with protein MPTEMLTTLTARSISLEIEPRMYVDGAFVEGNETFRTVHPPTETKLADVPIATKAQVDAAVAAANRASDEWMALSQDERRRRVEAFADICEEHETQITNLDVADNGSSISRLSRDASSGANSIRYYAGLAPELKGETIPTDDDTLDFTRREPYGAVAAILPFNHPVLFCLQLIATAVVAGNGIVIKPSEYTSLSSLYVARLVDESDLFPPGLINIVTGGGAVGARMTEHPDVGMVTFIGSAETGSKVMQGAATHIAPVMLGTGGKNPVIVFPDVDPEEAAEGAVGAMALAWQGQSCGSGSRLLVHEDVYDEVVSRVVAGFEDATVGDPFDEDVTMGSIVSEQQYEQVLEFIDIAKDEGATLLTGGKPVDEYETGYFIEPTVFEVTPDMTIAREEIFGPVLSVMKWSEYGDVIDLANSTRYGLSASVWTNDLDTALTTVEDLEAGYVWVNQHGPHFAGAPFGGFKQSGIGKKDSIKLLRDHTQVKNVAISLRDRDPLA; from the coding sequence ATGCCGACCGAAATGCTAACAACACTCACTGCCAGGAGTATCTCCCTCGAAATCGAGCCCCGAATGTACGTAGATGGGGCGTTCGTCGAAGGCAACGAAACGTTTCGCACCGTCCATCCACCGACGGAAACCAAACTCGCAGACGTTCCCATCGCCACGAAGGCGCAGGTCGATGCGGCCGTCGCAGCCGCGAATCGGGCGAGCGACGAGTGGATGGCGCTCTCACAGGACGAACGTCGCCGCCGGGTCGAGGCGTTCGCTGATATTTGTGAGGAACACGAGACACAGATTACGAATCTCGATGTCGCAGACAACGGGAGTTCCATCTCGCGGCTCAGCCGCGATGCGAGTTCGGGAGCAAATTCTATCCGCTACTACGCCGGACTTGCCCCCGAACTCAAAGGCGAGACGATTCCGACCGACGACGACACGCTCGATTTCACGCGGCGCGAACCGTACGGGGCCGTCGCCGCCATCTTACCCTTTAACCATCCCGTTCTCTTCTGTCTCCAACTCATCGCCACCGCCGTCGTCGCGGGCAACGGCATCGTCATCAAACCATCTGAGTACACCTCGCTCTCGTCGCTGTATGTGGCACGCCTCGTTGACGAATCAGACCTGTTCCCACCGGGGCTCATCAACATCGTGACCGGCGGCGGAGCCGTCGGCGCGCGCATGACCGAACACCCCGACGTTGGGATGGTGACGTTCATCGGCTCCGCAGAAACCGGCTCGAAGGTCATGCAGGGGGCCGCAACCCACATCGCTCCCGTGATGCTCGGTACCGGCGGGAAGAACCCCGTCATCGTCTTCCCCGACGTCGACCCCGAAGAGGCCGCAGAAGGAGCGGTTGGCGCGATGGCACTCGCGTGGCAAGGCCAGTCGTGTGGGAGTGGGTCGCGACTGCTCGTACACGAGGACGTCTACGACGAGGTCGTTTCGCGCGTCGTGGCCGGCTTCGAAGACGCCACCGTTGGTGACCCCTTCGACGAGGACGTGACTATGGGTTCGATTGTCTCAGAACAGCAGTACGAGCAGGTGCTCGAATTCATCGACATCGCAAAAGACGAAGGGGCGACCCTACTCACGGGCGGCAAGCCCGTCGATGAGTACGAAACGGGCTACTTCATCGAACCGACCGTGTTCGAAGTCACCCCCGACATGACCATCGCCCGAGAGGAAATCTTCGGACCCGTCCTCTCGGTCATGAAGTGGAGCGAGTACGGCGACGTTATCGATCTCGCCAACTCGACGCGCTACGGCCTGTCTGCAAGCGTGTGGACGAACGACCTCGACACCGCGCTCACCACGGTCGAAGACCTCGAAGCTGGGTACGTCTGGGTGAACCAACACGGCCCGCACTTCGCTGGCGCACCGTTTGGCGGGTTCAAACAGAGTGGTATCGGGAAAAAAGACAGCATCAAACTGCTCCGCGACCACACGCAGGTGAAAAACGTCGCGATCTCGCTGCGAGATCGCGACCCACTCGCCTGA
- a CDS encoding ABC transporter substrate-binding protein — translation MASHKAPSGSRRNVLKTIGGLSVAGALAGCTGGGGGDGSGDTTESGGGSTTSEGGSGGGMESELSFDATMAIVAMEMSQIPSVTAMREMLPAASDDRFTGSVRTFSGSTLAIQAMVSGSVDYYALSPGNVVQAQLAGNDLRVIATKVKGSDYVFAVQPDINSIDQIVEEGRSVGIAGLGGASHMQVAGIFLEEGYDPDTEVNIQQLGGSSTRTAAVASGKIDATIIHLDQFAQIQNEGFEGKSLFEVREYFPNFINHTITVPGAYLEDETKRAHIEAYMTEFVKANKRATEDFGWLYEKTQKYQSETLPEEDAKETWELNANVLNAWPYKESDFTKEDYEKQLTVLVGAGVLSKEDREKVDIDALVDTEIYANAIANL, via the coding sequence ATGGCATCCCACAAGGCACCCAGTGGTAGTCGAAGAAATGTACTGAAAACGATTGGCGGATTAAGTGTCGCTGGCGCGCTCGCTGGCTGTACCGGCGGTGGCGGTGGCGATGGGTCTGGTGACACTACGGAAAGCGGTGGCGGTTCGACCACCTCCGAAGGCGGGTCAGGCGGCGGGATGGAATCGGAACTCTCGTTCGACGCGACCATGGCAATCGTCGCGATGGAGATGAGCCAGATTCCAAGCGTCACCGCGATGCGCGAGATGCTCCCTGCTGCGAGTGACGACCGATTTACCGGCTCTGTCAGAACGTTCTCGGGTTCGACCCTCGCGATTCAGGCGATGGTCTCCGGGTCGGTCGACTATTACGCGCTGAGTCCGGGTAACGTAGTCCAAGCACAGCTCGCCGGGAACGACCTGCGCGTTATTGCGACCAAGGTAAAAGGATCTGACTACGTCTTTGCCGTGCAGCCGGACATCAACAGCATCGACCAAATCGTCGAAGAAGGCCGGTCGGTCGGTATTGCCGGGCTCGGCGGGGCGTCCCATATGCAGGTCGCTGGCATCTTCTTAGAAGAAGGCTACGACCCCGACACCGAAGTCAACATCCAACAACTCGGCGGGTCGAGCACCCGAACAGCGGCGGTTGCATCCGGAAAAATCGACGCGACGATCATCCACTTAGACCAGTTCGCACAGATCCAAAACGAAGGGTTCGAAGGCAAGAGCTTGTTCGAGGTTCGCGAGTACTTCCCGAACTTCATCAACCACACGATTACGGTTCCCGGAGCGTACCTCGAAGACGAAACAAAGCGTGCCCACATCGAGGCGTACATGACGGAGTTCGTGAAAGCGAACAAACGGGCGACCGAGGACTTCGGCTGGCTGTACGAGAAGACCCAAAAATACCAGTCAGAAACCCTCCCAGAAGAGGACGCAAAGGAAACGTGGGAACTGAACGCGAATGTCCTCAACGCGTGGCCGTACAAGGAGTCTGACTTCACGAAAGAGGACTACGAGAAACAACTGACCGTGCTCGTCGGTGCGGGCGTCTTGAGCAAAGAAGACAGAGAGAAAGTCGATATCGACGCGCTCGTCGACACAGAAATCTACGCAAACGCAATCGCGAATCTGTAA
- a CDS encoding thiamine pyrophosphate-binding protein — MDGASVLVETLERAGVSQAFGVVGTTVLSILDKMADSEVSYVSTRHEQTAAGMAAAYAMATREPTVSISHVGPGAANQVIGVAAAFRDEIPVVSITGNEPSTVLGTDYNHEWDVMGVFDEFTKHGVQLTEAQFGRQARMALLQAVSGMPGPVHIDVPKDVSDAEVSPLDERSRTVLRERDFHATPTRARPDSESVAAVRDHLLDAERPLIIAGTDVRWTESAPALREFAERLQIPVATSQSARGAFPESHELSLGPVAHGSIDAGNEYAKSADLVISIGARFSDLTTDDWQLIAADAVIVHATLRARELDRHYVADVSTLADPGSFCADALDAVAEDDVRFASEAKAACVAFDEARRDLLEPGPELPDRVDPRRVIAAVEKHADDFAYTTGGGVHNTFPRLLPVDDLRGYFGTRNFTGMSQGLPLGLGAQLALDRQVIAFEGDGGFAMVMQDLETAVREDIPLKIIILNNDAYMSHAVRQEEHYGGRYVGTKYTNPAFDAIAREFGMFGEAVETDADVDAAVERLLAVDGPGLLDVHVDPYIGS; from the coding sequence ATGGACGGAGCAAGCGTACTCGTAGAGACGCTGGAACGTGCAGGCGTATCCCAGGCATTTGGCGTGGTGGGCACCACAGTTCTCAGCATTCTCGATAAAATGGCGGACAGCGAGGTCTCCTACGTCTCGACACGACACGAACAAACGGCTGCAGGGATGGCGGCGGCCTATGCGATGGCGACGCGGGAACCGACGGTCTCCATTTCTCACGTCGGCCCCGGCGCGGCAAACCAAGTGATCGGCGTCGCCGCAGCCTTCCGCGACGAAATACCCGTCGTCAGCATCACCGGGAACGAACCGAGTACCGTACTCGGCACGGACTACAACCACGAGTGGGACGTGATGGGTGTGTTTGATGAATTCACCAAACACGGCGTCCAACTCACCGAAGCCCAGTTCGGTCGGCAGGCGCGAATGGCGCTGCTCCAAGCGGTTTCCGGAATGCCCGGCCCCGTGCACATCGACGTCCCAAAGGACGTGTCCGACGCCGAGGTGTCGCCACTCGACGAACGCAGTCGCACGGTGTTGCGCGAACGCGACTTCCACGCCACCCCAACCCGTGCACGACCCGATAGCGAATCCGTCGCCGCCGTGCGAGACCACCTTCTCGACGCAGAGCGACCGCTCATCATCGCCGGAACGGACGTGCGGTGGACCGAGAGCGCACCGGCACTCAGAGAGTTTGCAGAACGCCTCCAGATTCCAGTCGCCACCAGCCAGAGCGCCCGTGGTGCGTTCCCCGAGTCCCACGAACTGTCGCTCGGGCCGGTTGCCCACGGCAGTATCGACGCAGGCAACGAGTATGCGAAGAGTGCAGACCTCGTCATTTCTATCGGGGCGCGCTTCTCAGACCTCACGACTGACGACTGGCAGCTCATCGCAGCAGACGCGGTGATTGTGCACGCGACCCTCCGGGCGCGAGAACTCGACCGCCACTACGTCGCTGACGTGAGCACCCTTGCAGACCCCGGGTCGTTCTGCGCTGATGCTCTCGATGCCGTCGCAGAAGACGACGTACGCTTCGCAAGCGAAGCCAAAGCCGCGTGCGTCGCGTTCGACGAAGCGAGACGCGACCTCCTCGAACCCGGTCCCGAACTCCCCGACCGGGTTGACCCACGACGCGTGATTGCCGCAGTCGAGAAACACGCAGACGACTTCGCGTACACGACCGGCGGCGGCGTCCACAACACCTTCCCGCGACTGTTACCCGTAGACGATCTCCGCGGGTATTTCGGGACGCGAAACTTCACCGGCATGAGTCAGGGCCTTCCGCTTGGCCTCGGCGCGCAGCTGGCGCTCGACCGACAGGTCATCGCCTTTGAAGGAGACGGTGGGTTCGCAATGGTGATGCAGGACTTAGAGACGGCCGTCCGCGAAGACATCCCCCTCAAAATCATCATCCTCAACAACGACGCCTATATGTCCCACGCGGTTCGCCAAGAGGAACACTACGGCGGCCGATACGTCGGGACGAAGTACACGAATCCGGCGTTCGACGCTATCGCTCGCGAGTTCGGAATGTTCGGTGAGGCCGTCGAAACGGATGCCGATGTTGACGCTGCGGTCGAACGATTGCTCGCCGTCGATGGACCGGGGCTCCTCGATGTGCACGTCGACCCGTACATCGGGAGTTAA
- a CDS encoding ABC transporter permease, which produces MATSSQSLSDRFTSLEEGQQKWIIRVISLVVVLLVWEGVGRVLGNIFFAPFSDVVVAYIDLALNGEMFQTLINSIKEMLIAYALAVAVGIPVGLVMGRVRTVEQLLNPWVSAMFVTATASLLPLFIIFFGIDLTFRLAIVFISSVWFILLNAYHGAKGVNLDFIDVGNSFNASRLKVMKDIVLPETLPYIFTGLRMGLIHALRGIILAETFIAFGYGGMIHEYSLATADTAPILALILTIMIFGYGMRITLQRLQNRIFPWAEDSQSASH; this is translated from the coding sequence ATGGCGACGAGTTCACAGTCGCTCAGTGACCGGTTTACGAGCCTCGAGGAGGGCCAACAAAAGTGGATTATCCGAGTTATCTCGCTCGTCGTTGTACTCTTAGTCTGGGAAGGAGTTGGACGGGTTCTCGGAAACATCTTCTTCGCGCCGTTCTCTGACGTGGTGGTCGCGTACATCGACCTCGCACTGAACGGCGAGATGTTCCAAACGCTGATAAACAGCATCAAGGAAATGCTTATTGCCTACGCCCTCGCGGTCGCCGTTGGCATCCCCGTCGGCCTCGTGATGGGTCGGGTACGCACCGTAGAGCAGTTGTTGAACCCGTGGGTCAGCGCAATGTTCGTCACGGCGACGGCGTCGTTGCTCCCGCTGTTCATCATCTTCTTCGGCATCGACCTCACGTTCCGGCTCGCAATCGTGTTCATCTCGTCGGTCTGGTTCATCCTCCTGAACGCCTACCACGGCGCGAAGGGCGTGAACTTAGACTTCATCGACGTAGGCAACTCGTTCAACGCCTCGCGGCTGAAGGTGATGAAAGACATCGTGCTTCCAGAGACGCTCCCGTACATCTTTACGGGTCTGCGGATGGGGCTGATTCACGCGCTGCGGGGCATCATCCTCGCAGAGACGTTCATCGCCTTTGGCTACGGCGGCATGATTCATGAGTACTCACTCGCCACCGCAGACACGGCACCCATCTTAGCGCTCATCTTGACCATCATGATATTCGGCTACGGGATGCGCATTACGCTCCAACGCCTGCAAAATCGCATCTTCCCGTGGGCCGAAGACTCACAATCTGCGAGCCACTGA